The following are encoded together in the Armatimonadota bacterium genome:
- the scpB gene encoding SMC-Scp complex subunit ScpB, giving the protein MSSPSTERLSDAIQAVLFVADGPLTENAIAEATLADPKSIRQALNLLAERLKNEGGLCLTRIAGGYQLSTKPEYAEECARLLNPPIRRLTRAAVETLAIVAYRQPVTQSQVDALRGVDSSHSIKLLLEKRLIEERGRKPTPGRPLIYGVTDEFLHYFGLADLTDLPPLDSLAVVAFERGDGAHAIAEDHDDRPAHGVEQVDQEAHPSG; this is encoded by the coding sequence ATGAGTTCGCCCAGCACCGAAAGGCTCTCCGACGCGATCCAAGCCGTCCTCTTTGTGGCCGACGGGCCGCTGACCGAGAACGCCATCGCCGAAGCAACCCTGGCCGACCCCAAATCCATCAGGCAGGCCCTCAATCTATTGGCCGAAAGGCTTAAGAACGAAGGCGGCCTCTGCCTAACGCGCATCGCGGGCGGCTATCAGCTCAGTACAAAGCCCGAATATGCCGAAGAATGCGCCCGCCTGCTCAACCCGCCCATTCGACGCCTTACCCGAGCCGCAGTGGAGACTTTGGCCATCGTCGCCTATCGCCAGCCGGTAACTCAAAGCCAAGTGGACGCCCTGCGCGGCGTCGACAGCAGCCATTCGATCAAACTTCTGCTAGAAAAAAGGCTGATTGAAGAACGGGGACGCAAGCCAACGCCCGGCAGGCCGCTGATATACGGCGTAACGGACGAATTCTTGCACTACTTTGGCCTGGCCGATCTGACCGATCTGCCGCCGCTCGATTCACTAGCCGTTGTCGCGTTTGAGCGCGGCGACGGCGCCCATGCCATAGCTGAGGACCACGACGATCGCCCCGCCCACGGCGTAGAGCAGGTTGATCAAGAAGCCCATCCAAGCGGATGA
- a CDS encoding zf-TFIIB domain-containing protein: MSICPGCGAELNKTNFGGAMIDACPNCAGLWFDDGELSLILQGEPEAMMQMDAHFQPGASTIDGERGLKCPRCETKLTPYPFAGQSDISLDRCDECHGVWIDNGELNKMADYLREAKTDNSPIGPAPKEIEETGPIARAVNGLIDFLRFRK, translated from the coding sequence ATGTCGATTTGTCCGGGTTGCGGGGCTGAGTTGAACAAAACGAACTTTGGCGGGGCGATGATCGACGCATGCCCCAATTGCGCGGGTCTGTGGTTCGACGATGGCGAACTCTCGCTGATATTGCAGGGCGAGCCAGAGGCCATGATGCAGATGGACGCGCACTTTCAGCCGGGGGCCTCAACGATCGATGGGGAGCGCGGACTGAAATGCCCCCGATGCGAGACCAAACTGACGCCTTATCCCTTTGCCGGCCAATCCGACATCTCTCTCGATCGATGCGACGAGTGTCACGGCGTCTGGATCGATAACGGCGAGCTGAACAAGATGGCCGACTACCTTCGCGAGGCTAAGACCGACAATTCTCCCATCGGCCCAGCGCCCAAAGAGATCGAAGAAACCGGACCCATCGCCCGGGCGGTCAACGGCCTGATCGACTTCCTGCGGTTTCGAAAGTAG
- the prmC gene encoding peptide chain release factor N(5)-glutamine methyltransferase, producing the protein MSDFARDAAVLLAHLVGDAQVAGSWFDARVLVSLISEGRYGEAVIEARRLARTQAGAGIVAADERLIDLFERLTAGEPAAYLTGERWFYGMRFEVGPGVLIPRPETELLVELFKAFAIGKEGLVVDAGTGSGCVLAGALSVASGWRGIGIDSSAVALEYARRNLARFEGRFELICSDWRDWRGRADAVLSNPPYISLSEYEDLDESIRLYEPREALAAGIDGLDAVRELAPWALGVLRSGGLFACEIGAGQGEAASEIVSGAGFVDVRLHQDLAGLDRAISAFLPG; encoded by the coding sequence ATGTCGGATTTTGCGCGCGATGCGGCCGTGCTGTTGGCGCATTTGGTCGGCGATGCTCAGGTTGCCGGCTCCTGGTTCGACGCTCGAGTTTTGGTTTCTCTAATCAGTGAAGGACGGTACGGCGAGGCTGTTATCGAGGCTCGACGGCTGGCTAGGACGCAGGCGGGCGCTGGGATCGTTGCCGCCGACGAGCGACTGATCGACTTGTTCGAGAGGTTGACGGCGGGCGAGCCTGCGGCCTATTTGACGGGCGAGCGATGGTTTTATGGGATGCGGTTCGAGGTTGGGCCGGGGGTTTTGATCCCCCGACCCGAGACGGAGTTGCTGGTGGAACTGTTCAAGGCGTTTGCGATTGGCAAAGAGGGGTTGGTTGTGGACGCCGGAACGGGGTCGGGTTGCGTTTTGGCGGGGGCGCTGAGCGTCGCGTCCGGCTGGCGAGGGATCGGGATCGATTCGTCGGCTGTCGCGCTGGAGTATGCTCGGCGCAATCTGGCTCGGTTTGAGGGGCGCTTCGAGCTGATTTGTTCGGATTGGCGGGATTGGCGGGGACGGGCGGATGCGGTTCTGTCCAATCCGCCTTATATATCGCTGTCCGAATATGAGGATTTGGACGAATCGATCCGGCTGTACGAGCCTCGCGAGGCGCTGGCGGCGGGTATCGACGGGTTGGACGCGGTGCGAGAGTTGGCGCCGTGGGCCTTGGGCGTTTTGCGCTCTGGCGGATTGTTCGCGTGCGAGATCGGGGCTGGGCAGGGCGAGGCGGCGTCAGAGATTGTGTCGGGGGCCGGTTTTGTGGATGTTCGGCTGCATCAAGACTTGGCCGGGCTGGATCGGGCGATTTCTGCATTTTTGCCGGGTTAG
- a CDS encoding WecB/TagA/CpsF family glycosyltransferase gives MALAQFATIELLRVNICNIDMNETLDAIETFVQEGKPRLIVTADATGLVIAANDPEFKALVNAADLVTPDGAGVLWAARRKGTPLKERVSGVDLVERCVQRGYRVAFIGGKPGIAQAAADNLNAQYPGAQIVAALDGYFPPEKEEAVVQTLAEAKPQILFVGMGMPRQERFIQRNKAAIGAAVNAGVGGSFDVFAGAIKRAPRWMQRWSLEWLWRMIQDPSKIKKVSNLPRFVLLTLRSGR, from the coding sequence ATGGCGCTCGCCCAATTTGCAACCATAGAACTTCTCCGCGTCAACATCTGCAACATCGACATGAACGAAACCCTCGATGCGATAGAAACCTTCGTGCAAGAAGGAAAGCCCCGCCTGATTGTAACCGCAGACGCCACTGGGCTGGTGATCGCCGCCAACGATCCCGAGTTCAAAGCCCTCGTCAACGCCGCCGATCTGGTAACCCCCGACGGCGCGGGCGTGCTCTGGGCGGCACGGCGCAAGGGAACTCCGCTCAAAGAGCGAGTCTCGGGCGTCGATCTAGTGGAACGGTGCGTCCAGAGAGGCTATCGGGTCGCCTTCATAGGAGGCAAGCCAGGCATCGCTCAGGCGGCAGCCGACAATCTCAACGCCCAATACCCGGGCGCCCAGATCGTCGCCGCGCTCGACGGCTACTTCCCGCCCGAAAAGGAAGAAGCCGTCGTGCAAACGCTCGCCGAAGCCAAGCCGCAAATCCTCTTTGTCGGCATGGGGATGCCTAGGCAGGAACGCTTTATCCAGCGGAATAAAGCAGCCATCGGAGCGGCGGTCAATGCCGGTGTCGGCGGTAGTTTCGATGTCTTTGCCGGCGCCATCAAACGCGCGCCTCGTTGGATGCAGCGCTGGAGCCTGGAGTGGCTTTGGCGGATGATCCAAGACCCGTCCAAGATCAAGAAGGTCAGCAATCTGCCCCGTTTCGTGCTCCTGACGCTGAGGAGCGGGCGATGA
- the hpt gene encoding hypoxanthine phosphoribosyltransferase: MPEPIERVWLSEQTLRRRVKELAAEIDQEYDDSHPPRLITILKGGVFFMTDLSRALTVPHTLDYLSILPYAAQDRSGEARIVKDLDDPIEGVRVLLVEDVIDTGLTLSYICRNLERRGPLDLKVCSLLDRPQRRLVDAPVHFKGFDAPDDFLVGYGLDWRQQYRSLPYIGLLKRSMVK, from the coding sequence TTGCCCGAACCCATCGAGCGCGTCTGGCTGTCCGAGCAGACCTTGCGCCGCCGCGTAAAGGAACTGGCCGCCGAGATCGATCAAGAGTACGATGACAGCCATCCGCCCCGCCTCATCACCATCCTTAAGGGCGGCGTATTCTTTATGACCGATCTCTCGCGCGCTCTGACTGTGCCCCACACGCTCGACTATCTCTCTATTCTGCCCTATGCAGCGCAAGATCGCTCGGGCGAGGCGCGCATCGTTAAAGACCTGGACGACCCCATCGAGGGCGTTCGCGTGCTCCTGGTCGAGGATGTGATCGATACGGGCCTGACGCTCTCCTACATCTGCCGCAATCTAGAGCGGCGCGGACCGCTGGACCTAAAGGTCTGCTCGCTGCTAGACCGCCCCCAACGACGGCTGGTGGACGCGCCGGTGCACTTCAAAGGCTTCGACGCGCCGGACGATTTTCTGGTAGGATACGGCCTAGATTGGCGGCAGCAATATCGCAGCCTCCCCTATATCGGCCTTCTTAAAAGGAGCATGGTCAAATGA